The Trichocoleus desertorum ATA4-8-CV12 nucleotide sequence GCGTAGCGCATACCCCTCAACTCACGCGGGATGTCCGTGTATCCCGACGCTCACCGTTGGCGTAGCCTGCCGAAGGCATAGCGGTAGAGCGCGGGACTTACAGCCTCCCGAACCCACCACCAGTTAAGAAAGCCGATGGACTTACCCCTGGTTTATAACTCTGTTTATGTCGCGCCCTTACTAGCAGGTCACCGTTTTCCGATGGCAAAGTTTAAGTTGCTGTACGACAGGCTGCTGGCTGATGGGGTAGCGCATCTAGAACAATTTTTTACTCCAGAGCGGCCCACACAAACAGTCCTTGAACTCGTCCATACTCCGGATTATGTGCAAGCGTATTGTGATGGCACCCTGGACCCTAAGACCCAACGACGAATTGGCTTGCCCTGGAGCCCAGCTCTGGTCGATCGCACCTGTACTGCGGTGGGAGGAACGATTCTCACAGCACAGTTAGCTCTACAACAGGGACTTGCTTGCAATACGGCAGGAGGAACTCACCACGCATTTCCCAGTTATGGCTCTGGATTCTGCATCTTTAACGATTTGGCGATCGCAGCTCGTGCTCTGCAAAAGCTGGGTCTGGTCGAGAAAGTTTTGATCGTTGACTTAGATGTACACCAAGGCGATGGTACGGCTGCAATCTTTCAGAATGATCCGAGCGTCTTCACGTTCTCGATGCATTGCGAAGTTAACTTTCCAGGCACCAAGCAGACAAGTGATTTGGATGTGCCTTTGCCCATTGGGATGGAAGACGATGCCTATCTACAAACTCTAGCTGCCTATTTACCCGATTTACTGAGTGAAGTACGTCCAGGTCTAGTCCTCTACGATGCAGGGGTTGATCCGCACTTAGGCGATCGCTTAGGCAAACTAGCACTCACCGATACAGGTTTATTCCGGCGAGAAATGCAAGTCTTGAGTACCTGTGTGGCGGCAGGCTATCCAGTGGCTTGCGTCATTGGGGGTGGCTATGCTGATGATCTCAACGCTTTAGTGTATCGGCACTCATTGCTGCATCGTGCTGCGAGTGATGTGTATCGGCAATACCGACTATGACTGGTTAACTTAGCCAAAGTACAGAAATTTCCACTTCCCGCTACTCTAGCCAAGAGACAAGGGCACTACGCCACCTTAGAGCTAGAAAGTGGGTTTGCTGACTGTACGGGTGCAGCCTTTTTTCTGAGGTAATAAAAGGGGCTGAGTAAGCTACCGATAAAAAACTCCAGCTCACAGGCAGCAATTAAATCTGTTTTGACACGCTGGCGATGCTTGAGTAAATGCAATACAACTCTGCGCGAATTTCCTAAAAAGGTTCTAGCCATGATCCAAGGCTTCTGGGCATCAGCAGTGTAGTATCAGGCGTAGCTCACAGGTCGCAAGTCCACAGCCTCTAGCTAGCTCAGTTAAATAGGGCTTTTCTAGCCGCCAATGAGGAATTTGGTGATAGGTTTGCATGGCAGGGTTGTACCAAATTTCCCAACCCGCTTTGTGGAGATACAGCAGGGGTTCATAATCATCCCCTTGAAGCATACAGCCTCGGACCTTACCGCTCAAAGCAGGACGTAGAGGGACATGCTCAAGCCAAGCCTGCCGCCGTACTACGAGGGAAGCAGCTGGGGGCAAACTGATGCGCTCTGGTTCGTATAGATTTGGCTCTGAACCTCGTTGCCGAATGGCCAGAAATGCCTGAACTTTCTCGAAATTAGCGGGAGGCTCTACCTCATAATCGCCATAAATCTGCCCGCCGTAAGCTCCTGCCTGGGGATGAGTTTGAGCAAACTCATAGGCAGCCGCAAGCCACTCGGCTGTTGGTAGATTGTCATCAATCCAAAAAGCCAACCAGCTCACCCTCTGCTTCCTGAATTGCCCGCTGTCGTGCAAAAGCGGCACCTTGTTCGGGTTCAAAGCAATATTTGAGAGGGTAGGGGTAAGGCCAATTTTCTTGATGCTTTTGTACCACAGCGGCGGTGTCATCGGTGCTGTTATTGTCAACAATGAGGATCTCCCACTGAATCGATTCAGTGGCAGTTTGCGATCGCAAGCGCTCTAGAATCAGCGGCAGGCGATCGGCACCGTTGTAGGTGGGAATTGCAATCGTTACATGCATAGGAAAATTAGAACTTACGCCCTCTTAGTTTTCTAGGGTTTTCTTCCAGTGGTAGAGAGGGCTCAGCAAACTGTGGCGGAATAGCTCCATTTCGCAAGTCGCTACCAGATCTTGAGGGATGACTGCTCTGTACTTCAGCCAGTGCCGAAGGATTTTGCGCATATCGTTCAGAGTATAGGCTACCGTTGCTAGTGGACGCTGCCAGGGTTTGACACTAAGCATGCGCGTGTAGTAGCGACTCAGACCAATCCCTCGAAACATTGCTAGCAGATAATCTCGCTCAAAACGCCAGTGGGGAATTTTGTGGTGCATTTCCATGTCTGGGTTGTACCAAATTTCCCAACCTGCATTCTGAATATGCAAGAGAAGTTCTAGATCTTCACCCGGTTCGCTGACAGCGATCGCTTGCCCCTGAGACTCACCGACTCTTCCTTTTAAGGTAAAAGTCTGAGGCGCGTAGCGACTCCAAACACTTTTTCGCACCACCAAGCCTGCTGAGGGAGGCAACAGCTTTTTGCCAGGATCGTACAGCAGTGGCTGGGGACCGCGTTCAGTAATCGCTAAAAAACCAGCAATTCTTCGAAAGTTTTGAGGAGGCTCGACTTCGAAGTCACCGTGGATTTGACTCGCGTAAGCTCCTGCCCTAGGGTGAGTGTGAGCAAAGGCATAAGCTGCTGCCACCCAGTCTTGGGCTGGAATATTGTCATCATCTAAAAAACCAATCAGCTCGCTTTCGGCTTCTTGCACTGCTCGCTGCCTTGCATAAGCAGATCCTTGGCGACCTTCGAACACGTACCGGATAGGATACCGATCAGGCCAATCTGCTTGGAAGGTGCGAATGACATCAGCAGTCTGGTCTGTACTGTTATTGTCAACCAGAAGAATTTCCCAGCGGAAATGATCTGTATTCACCTGCGATCGCAAACGCTCCAACAACTCAGGCAAGCGGTGCTCACCGTTGTATGTGGGGATGGCAACTGTGAATTCGGGCGAGAGGGGCTTAGAGGCAAGAATAGGGCTGCTACCGTGGAATGTCTGAGAGGAGGACATTGGAGAGTAGGGCATCTGAGTCCAGAGTTGAAGTGAGTAAGGTATCTTTCTGAATCAAGTGGCCTTGAAGCACTTAAGTGTTGCAATAGAGCAACTAGAGTAAACTCACCGTTGCAGGTTGCCTTGTTCTCGATGTGTACTGCACTCTAAGCTAAGATCGAGCGCAATATTCTTAGTAGTTACTATGAGTTAAACTTGTTACCTAAAAAATTTGGCAACTTTAACCAACAGCTTAATCGGACAATAATTAATCCTTCCAAAATTCCATCAGTACTAGTAGGAATTTTGCCTAACGATTAAGTTTTAGTAAATAGTTGTATTTGGTGTTATGAAGTTACCAATTTAGCCAACAATGGGTGTTGTTGAGCGATCGCTATACCTTATGGCGGAGTTTCTCCGACTTCGGCCATTACATTAAAGTCCAACATGGGTGCAAATAGGTAAATGCTGCCCCGATTAGCGTAGCGATATGCCTGCAATCGGTGATTTTGCTTCACTACTAAACTCCCCAGTGACATTTTTATCAACAGCTGGTTCATTAACTGCTTAATGCTTTTGCTTTTTTTCGTAGCAGAAGCCATAAATCTTTATAAAACAGTCAAGCTCCAACATTGTCACTTTTTCAAGCCAGTCTATCGCATCTAGCTTAAGAGTGATTTGTTGAAAACATTCAAATCAATCATGAGAGCTTCATGAAATAACGGCAAAGCTTGGGGAATTTCACGGAGTCGCTTAACGCCCTAATAGCTTGTCCCGTAAGTGCTTGATGCGATCGCGATACTTAGCCGCTTCTTCAAACTCTAATTTTTTTGCCGCTTCCTTCATTTGAGCTTCTAGCTGACCAATGAGCTGCGGAATGTTCTCTAATGGCAGATCGCTTGCTTGCTCATACACTTGCTCTAGTTCTTGAGCATTCAGACGGCGGGACACTTCCAAAAACGACAAAATGGCATTGGTAGATTTTTTGATGATTGGCTGTGGGGTTAAGCCGTGCTTGGTGTTGTACTCCGTTTGTACAGCCCGCCGCCGTTCGGTTTCGCTGATAGCCTTGGCCATACTGTCAGTTAGGTTATCTGCGTAGAGAATGGCTTGGCCTCGGATATGACGGGCGGCTCGACCAATGGTTTGAATCAGCGATCGCGCCGCTCGTAAGAAACCTTCTTTATCAGCATCTAAAATTGCCACCAGCGAAACTTCTGGCAGATCCAACCCTTCGCGCAGCAGGTTGACACCGATCAATACATCAAAGGTGCCTTCGCGTAACTCTTGCAGAATCTCAATCCGTTCGATCGAGTGAATTTCTGAGTGCAGGTAGCGAACCCGGACTTGGCGCTCTTGTAAGTACTCAGTTAAATCCTCGGCCATGCGCTTCGTCAGCGTCGTAATCAACACCCGTTCCTGAAGCTGCACCCGCTCTTGAATTTCGCCAAACAAATCATCAATTTGTCCTGTAGTCGGACGGACGAAAATTTCGGGATCGAGCACCGCAGTAGGCCGAATCACCTGCTCTACCACTCGACCTTCAGAAATCCCCATCTCCCAGTCTCCAGGAGTGGCAGAGACAAAAATGCACTGTTTTGCCTTGCCCCAAAACTCCTCAGACTTAAGGGGGCGGTTGTCAGCGGCACTGGGTAGACGAAATCCGTGCTCAATCAACACTTGTTTGCGGGATTGGTCACCGTTGTACATGCCACGAATCTGAGGCACCGTGACGTGGGATTCGTCTACGACGAGGAGCCAATCTTCGGGGAAGTAGTCGATCAAGCATTCGGGTGGATCTCCCGCTTGTCGTCCGGCTAGATGGCGCGAGTAGTTTTCCACGCCGTTGCAGTAGCCCACCTCCCGTAGCAATTCCAGGTCGTAGCGAGTGCGTTGCTCTAGGCGTTGGGCTTCTAGAAGCTTGTTGTTTTGCTCTAGAATTTCCAGGCGATCGCGCAATTCTTGTTCAATCGCGTTGCAGGCTTCCTCTAGGCGGTCTTCGGGGGTAACAAAGTGGCGAGCTGGGTAGATATTCACCCCTTCCATGCTTTGTAGCGTTGTGCCAGTCACAGGATCGATGTAGCGAATCGCGTCAATCTCGTCGCCAAAAAACTCTACTCGAATAATGCGATCTTCATAAGCAGGGCCAATTTCCAGCACGTCCCCTTTGACTCGGAAGCGACCGCGCCCCATTTCCAGGTCATTGCGAGAATACTGCACAGAAGCTAAATCGCGCAGAATCTGGCGTTGATCGGCTTCCATTCCCACGCGCAGGGGCACTGCTGCATTCAGATATTCGGAGGGAATGCCTAAGCCGTAAATACAGCTAATGGAGGCGACGACAATCACATCACGACGCTCAAACAGCGATCGCGTGGCGGAGTGCCGCAGCATATCAATTTCTTCGTTGATCGAAGCTGTCTTTTCAATATAAGTATCGGTCACCGGAATATAAGCTTCCGGTTGGTAATAGTCGTAATAGCTGATGAAATACTCAACGGCGTTGTTGGGGAAGAACTCTCGCAACTCATTGCAAAGCTGAGCAGCCAAGGTTTTGTTATGAGCCAAAACCAGGGTCGGTTTGCCCACCTTCTCAATTACAGACGCAACTGTAAAGGTTTTGCCCGTACCCGTGGCCCCTAGCAACGTTTGAAAGCGCTCACCCGACTGGAGGCTGTGGGTAAGTTGTTGAATGGCCTTAGGTTGATCCCCGGTGGGTTGAAAGGGAGCGTGAATTTGGAATTGCGCCATAGTCTCGACTCAATAACAGCCCAAAGCACTGAAAAATAACTAAAACACTTCTCTAGTGTAGCGAGCTTCAATAGTACATTTGGTTCTCTAAGGCACGTCGAGGTGCGCGATCGCCATCCTAGGAATTACAAAGCTAGATTACGATTCTAAGGGCCGTATAACTTATACTCCAGGCGATCGCGCAACGGGTTGCTACTCCAACTCAACCCATCTGTCGGGGAAGAAACTATACAACGCTGATGAGTCAATGCTTTAGTCAGCAAACAGCTCAAAACGATACCCGATCTAGACCAATTTAACTTTTAATTTGATGTAGAACCTAGTAATAAATTTTACTTTTCCCACTTGCATTTATTGAAATCCAACATCTAATAACTCACTTAATAAAGCAACGTTTACCGCTAGTAACCCTTCTAGATTAAATCGAAAGAGGCAGTCTATCTCAGCACCAATGCACCTTCTGGCAGATGGCTTTAACCGTAGTAGTCGCTACATTTGAACTTATCAGGCGAAACGAAAATTCAGTCAAGTCTGAGGTTGAGCCTGAGAATTAAATCTGAACTTTTGGAAATTACGGAGTACATAAAATGAGTGCAGAAGATAGAGCTAAAGCCACTGGCAAAAACATCGAAGGGAAAGCTCAAGAAGCTTGGGGCAACGTAACTGGAGATCCTAAGGATCAAGCAGAAGGGCAAGCTAAGCAAGTCGAATCTCAAGCTGGCCACGCTAAAGAAGATATCAAAGATAATATCAAGAAAGCCGTTGACTAGTCATCATTTGTTCTAGTTTGAACAATGGGTAGCATCTGAGCTACCCAGATGTCTATTTTTTAAGTCTTCTGTATTTGAGTTAGTTGCCACCAATTACAACAAGTGATATTCACTTTAAAGGTCTCAGCCGTTTCAAAAAATATTGTTTTTGACTGACTCAAATTTAGTTGCTATCTACAATCAGCTTACAACCTGCCAAGTACTTCTAAGAAGTAAGAAGTTACGGTATTTCAAATCAGTTCAAATCATTAGTTATTTTGAGAGGAGACCTTTCGTGAATTTACTTCAACACAGTCGTAAGTTTTTCACGGCTTTAGCTTTGGTTTTGGTACTCACCATTACAACTGCTTGTGGTGGCCCATCCTCAACCACCCAAGCTGTGAACCAGCCAACTCAAATTGAGAGTCGATCAGGCTATAGCCAACTGGAGCGGGGTAATACGGCAGCGGGCGGCAACTTTGGCAACTGGGTTGTACAAACAGCCCGTGGCCTGGTTCAAGACGCCTATGTCCGGGACAACAGCAAGCTAGGGGTGGTCATTGCTCCCCAAGTTAAGCCTAACGAAGTGCGGCCTTTGGCTAAGTCTTTGTTGCAGGGCTTCCGGCAAAGCGCACCCAATCGTGATTTAACAGTCTTGATGTATGCCCCAGATAAACAATTGATTTTGACCGCTCGCTACGATTCTGGCTCTAAGCAAGTTGAGTATCAGTAGAGTGCAGACTTAGCTGCCACTTCTCCACGGAGTGGAAATTAAATCGCTTTTTATAACCTCAGACATCTTTAAAGATTCTGGTGACAAATAGGAGATTAATACTGTGTCTAGCAGCGAAGAATATAAGCGTCAAATCATGAATGATTTGGCTCATGGCAATACCGAGCAACTCGACGACAACTCCTCTCTGGAGAACTATCAAAGTTTTGACGATTTTGCTCAGCGTTCCTCCAAAGATGAGCGCCGTCACTTGTTTGGTCAGTCCTTCCATCCTGAGAAAATTTCCTCGGCTCAAATGGAACCCGAATTGCAGCACGCGATCGCCCAAATCAAGCCCAATGAAAGAGACGATGTAGCTCGTGAGTTTTTCAAGCACTTCAAAGAACGTGGGTTGAGCGATCACGCTTTGGAACAGCAGTTGGGTCTGTCTACTCATCATGCCAGCCGCATGAATGCAGATGATGTGACCAAGCTAGCAAGCTTTGCTTATCACAATCATCCCGATCTTTTCCGCGATGTTTTGGCTGAGCAACCAGGCATTATTAAGTTCTTTAGCAATCCTATGGTGGGTGCTGCGTTTGGGTTAGTTGCCGCTAAATGGCTATCTAACCGCAACAAATAGTTTAGTAGCCAGCTTTCTCAATCAGCATAATTCAAGCCAAGGTTACCTTGAGACACACCTTCACTTGAATTGAGCTCATTAATTAGACAATTCAAACTGTATAAACTTTTTAACCCAAAGGTACCTACAATTAGCTGCCTTTGGGTTTTGCTTATTTGACAATGCCCGTTCGATGCGATCGCCTAACCATCACTGATGCTAAAGCTCTGCCTATTCTATGCCCATGAAAAAAGCAAGCCACCAGAAATTAGTAGCTTGCCATTGATTATCTAAGCAAAAGTTTTAGGTAGCTGTGAGATTAGACAGTTGCTAGCTCAGGGCGCTTGCTGTTGCGGACACCTTCGATCGCCGTTGCATAATCAGGTGCGTTGAAAACCGCAGAACCAG carries:
- the hpsE gene encoding hormogonium polysaccharide biosynthesis glycosyltransferase HpsE, coding for MSSSQTFHGSSPILASKPLSPEFTVAIPTYNGEHRLPELLERLRSQVNTDHFRWEILLVDNNSTDQTADVIRTFQADWPDRYPIRYVFEGRQGSAYARQRAVQEAESELIGFLDDDNIPAQDWVAAAYAFAHTHPRAGAYASQIHGDFEVEPPQNFRRIAGFLAITERGPQPLLYDPGKKLLPPSAGLVVRKSVWSRYAPQTFTLKGRVGESQGQAIAVSEPGEDLELLLHIQNAGWEIWYNPDMEMHHKIPHWRFERDYLLAMFRGIGLSRYYTRMLSVKPWQRPLATVAYTLNDMRKILRHWLKYRAVIPQDLVATCEMELFRHSLLSPLYHWKKTLEN
- a CDS encoding CsbD family protein translates to MSAEDRAKATGKNIEGKAQEAWGNVTGDPKDQAEGQAKQVESQAGHAKEDIKDNIKKAVD
- a CDS encoding histone deacetylase, with amino-acid sequence MDLPLVYNSVYVAPLLAGHRFPMAKFKLLYDRLLADGVAHLEQFFTPERPTQTVLELVHTPDYVQAYCDGTLDPKTQRRIGLPWSPALVDRTCTAVGGTILTAQLALQQGLACNTAGGTHHAFPSYGSGFCIFNDLAIAARALQKLGLVEKVLIVDLDVHQGDGTAAIFQNDPSVFTFSMHCEVNFPGTKQTSDLDVPLPIGMEDDAYLQTLAAYLPDLLSEVRPGLVLYDAGVDPHLGDRLGKLALTDTGLFRREMQVLSTCVAAGYPVACVIGGGYADDLNALVYRHSLLHRAASDVYRQYRL
- the uvrB gene encoding excinuclease ABC subunit UvrB, whose product is MAQFQIHAPFQPTGDQPKAIQQLTHSLQSGERFQTLLGATGTGKTFTVASVIEKVGKPTLVLAHNKTLAAQLCNELREFFPNNAVEYFISYYDYYQPEAYIPVTDTYIEKTASINEEIDMLRHSATRSLFERRDVIVVASISCIYGLGIPSEYLNAAVPLRVGMEADQRQILRDLASVQYSRNDLEMGRGRFRVKGDVLEIGPAYEDRIIRVEFFGDEIDAIRYIDPVTGTTLQSMEGVNIYPARHFVTPEDRLEEACNAIEQELRDRLEILEQNNKLLEAQRLEQRTRYDLELLREVGYCNGVENYSRHLAGRQAGDPPECLIDYFPEDWLLVVDESHVTVPQIRGMYNGDQSRKQVLIEHGFRLPSAADNRPLKSEEFWGKAKQCIFVSATPGDWEMGISEGRVVEQVIRPTAVLDPEIFVRPTTGQIDDLFGEIQERVQLQERVLITTLTKRMAEDLTEYLQERQVRVRYLHSEIHSIERIEILQELREGTFDVLIGVNLLREGLDLPEVSLVAILDADKEGFLRAARSLIQTIGRAARHIRGQAILYADNLTDSMAKAISETERRRAVQTEYNTKHGLTPQPIIKKSTNAILSFLEVSRRLNAQELEQVYEQASDLPLENIPQLIGQLEAQMKEAAKKLEFEEAAKYRDRIKHLRDKLLGR